In Periophthalmus magnuspinnatus isolate fPerMag1 chromosome 9, fPerMag1.2.pri, whole genome shotgun sequence, the sequence tccctcgccgggacgtagtCCCAGGCTTGGACctaattaaaggtacaatggctCTGTCAAAACTAAGTAAACTGCATCCCTGCCCTATTGGAAGCCCTCCACTTCCAATATATCTCAATATGCATGcctcagtgaaaaaagtttggacacacctgcaATAGAAAGTGTGAGCCCTGTCCTATGACCCCAGCCCTGTGACCCTTGTCCTGTGACTCCACCTGTGACCCCAGCCTTGTGACCCCTGTCCAGTGGCTGGGACTCAGTGACTTGCATACTCAGCACTGCACATTAGCATTGGCTATTCCAGCCAAGATGCAGTGCATTGCAGGGGATACAAAATTACACAAGACCAGCCAATGATCCCTGGCCTGTGATCCCAGTCCTGTGAACacccctctgacccctgtgtTCTGACCTcactcctctgacctctgtcctCTGACACCAGTCTTGTGACCCCAGCACTGTAATATCAGCCCTCTGACCCATTCTCTGACACCTGACCTTTGCCCTCACTCCTTTGGCCCCACTCCTTTGACCCCTGTCCTCTGACCCCACTCCTCTGACTCCAGTCCTCTGACCCCagtcctctgacccctcctctgaccctcccccaCACACTGACCACTGTGGCACTGTGATTTGACACAAGCTCAATACTCATGAAGCCTTTCTATAATCCCTCCACATGTTCACGCAGAGGAAAAGTAGAGCTGAGTTGTAAGAGAGCTGTCTGCAGTGTCTCAGATAAATGAGCATCGCACTGGCGTATTGACCAGGCCGGGACCTGTTAATAGCATTGATCcggggcctgtgtgtgtgtgcagggacCCCTGTGAATCGGATTCCCATCATGGCCAAGCAGGTGCTGGACCTCTACATGCTTTACAAACTGGTGACCGAGAAAGGCGGATTAGTTGAAGTCATCAATAAGAAGATCTGGAGAGAGATCACCAAAGGGTTAAACCTGCCCACGTCCATCACCAGCGCTGCCTTCACGCTGCGCACACAGTGAGTCCAGAAACttttattcactttatattCTGGTGTATAGTCATCTACTTTCACTATATTCTTTACAACCTAATCTGAATTTGAAATGGTGAAAACTCCAGCAAGTGTGAGCTTAATTTTTGACAGTGACAGCTGCAACATCTGCTCCATGGCACCTGCCAATATTTTCTGTCACCTGGCAGTATTTGTGCTACCTGATGTGGCACCTGCCagatattttgacattttctgtGGTACCTAATTGTAGCTAGATGCTGCAAAAGGTAGCCTAGGTGAGTAATGCTGGCTAGGCGGGTGCCATGGAACAACAGTGTCAGCTGCCAAAGTAAGAAATGGAGCTGTCACTCAAAATCTTGTCCCTGGGTCTCCAGGGGTCTTGCTCTGTTGTGAAATGTAAGTCTTTAAATGTGCACATGGAGAAAGTGAAATGCTTATCTAAATCTCATGTTCCTAAATGCTCTGGGCagttacatgtttttgtatacaCTGAAGTTAATGCTCCTTGTGCTGCTGCCCCCTGGTGCCCAGGTACATGAAGTACCTGTACCCATATGAGTGTGAGAAGCGTGGTCTCAGCTCACCCTCAGAGTTGCAGGCTGCTATCGACAGTAACCGTCGTGAGGGCCGACGCCAAAGCTATGGCTCCCAGCTCTTTAACTACTCTCCTGTGAGCACACCCACACTCCTATCTCCACCCAAAATGCACCTGCCGCACCTGCCCCTTGGCACGCACCCCAATGGACACCTCAGTCAGCTGGCCAGCATCAAGAAGGGTAagactgtgtgtgcatgtgcatttATCAAAGTGTAACCTTAGTTCATAAATGTGAGATACACATATGTGCATATGCATGTGTTTAGAGGAGCCACTCCTGTCGGGCTGCCTGCCAGGCCGCCTGCCAGGCCCCAGGGCCCACTCCCACCACATGGGGGCAGTGCAGGCTGCTGCTCTAGACACGCTCAGAGAGAAGCTGGACCATACAGAGCCCCCagagaagaagatgatgatggaTGAGCAGCGGCTGATGCAGCAGGCGCTACAGTGCAACCTACTGGCCATGGCAACACAACTGCCACTCAGCATCTCCCTCAGTAACAGAGgtacactgtgtgtgtgtgtgtgttaactaTAGAGGTACAACGGAGGTATGCCTGTGTGTGTTAACTATAGAGATACAGAggtacatctgtgtgtgtgtgtgtgtgtgtatgggtgtgtgtgagtgaaagagagcgagaatgacagtgagtgagtgagagagagaaagagagagagagagtctgcTAACTACAGACAGAGGTACACCCTGTATGTGGGCAGGCATTTATCACACTGTgagaactaaaataaataaatatatcataAACCCATTGCCAAAGCacattcctagtttgtgaaatTTGGCAATGGCAATAGAAACTGTGATTGgggttaaatatattttacatccaAACTGTTACTCAGTAATCAAGGAGTCGTTTCTCCAAATGCTTTTTACTCTTATTGGAGTCATTAGTTGGGTTACTAGgtgttatgtttttaaagtaacattatGTTTATcccactctgctcctgtctgctcggctttgctcctctggctttgctcctctgactctactcctctgtctctgctcctctgtcttgGCTCCTATGCCTCTGAtactctggctctgctccgcTGCCTCTGCGTCTCTGGCTCTACTCCTCCAGCTgtgcctctctgctcctctggctctgctcctcttgctctgctcctcttgctctgctcctctggctctacgcTTATGCTTCCCTGGCTCTGTTCCTCCAGCTgtgcttctctgctcctctggctctgctcctcttgctctgctcctcttgctctgctcctctggctctactcttatgcttctctggctctgctcctctgtttctgaTCTTATTTTCCGGtgatgattataaatatgaTGTTGTGGTTATGACAGAGCTGATCCTCTGATgcctatgtgtgtatgtgtgtgctctgtgtgcatgtgtgtgtgtgtgtgtgcctgcgtGTGTTCTCTTTGTGCATGCAcgtttgtgtgcttgtgtgtgtgcgctctgtGACCATGTCTGTGCCCTCTGTACATGTCTGTGTGTTATGGACAGGATAGCTCCCCAGACTATTACGCCTCCTCCTCATCAGTCTAAATGATAGTGAGGCGTGGATCACTTCTTCCCTGTTACCCCCTTCTCACTCGCTCACCCTGTGAGGAGGTGTGCATATGAATGTGTATtaacacatggacacacacacacacaccccccacacacccacacacacacccccccctacacacacacacacacacacacacacacacacccccgcacacccccacccacacacacacacccccacacacacacacactgactcttttagtcatgttagagtgttgttacctcattataaacatagtcagagttgtgttttgtttgtttaacacatgtttgagtttgagtcCTAGTTCATTAGTACACATCTCCTTCTGAGATGATCCTGctacactttgtgatgtcacaaagagTAGAgtaggtagttttcaagttaacagctacctttccaatgaaacaaaactcaactccaggtatgtttgtgatgaggaaacatcatttttacacagatcagaaaacagcatagtCCTTTAAAAAATAAGCAACAATTACAGTTTCTACCATCAGatatatagatttttatttatttattattaagtacaccttaaaataaatcaaattaatcaGGTCCTCTAAGAAGTAACTGAACAGGTGCCTGAAATGACCCATGACGTCTGAGAAGGCTAACCTGCATATATAAAGGATTCATTCAGATTCATTCAGATTcatgtaatacatttttgatcGTCCTTCTTTGCAGCAGCCGATGCTACTTTCAGTGGAGGATGCTAAAAACaccattttcttttttacaatTAGATAGCATTATTTGGATGAAAATTGTGTATCATGAAACAATGACCAAATTATTATAGCTTTCCGATTTTCAGACCATAAAGCACATTATAATTAGAGACAGGGGACAgcaggcttattttgaccttaagagttgcttatacaatatatctgtactaaagcaagacatattttgctcaaatacatgggaaaaagtcAGGTACTGTGATCCCCCCACTTAGTACCTGTAGTATTTTTGAATTTCTCATTTGGATTagtgtattgatactttgtccACTCAAACCCCTGTCCACTCTGTCTTAATCACTGCTCTGTGATAATGGCCCAAGTGGGGCATggaaaaatttactttttaattgacagcccctctccccctcttcctctcctttcttaccctcttctcactccctctctcttctatctcgttctcctctccccctctcctctagCTCTTTGttctatccatctctctcctctctctccccttctgtctgtctccctttctcctctcctctctctttctccctccatcctctctctccttttcccctctctttctgcaGATTTGAGCAATGACAGGTGCACTCTTAAATCCATGCGTCCTTATCCTGTCACTCAGCTGATCATCTCCGATAGCTCTCCACTCTCCCACCTCCTCTGTTCCCTCTTGTCTAAATGCTCCGATCGAGTTTTCCTGCCTCTCATTCTGGGCCTCCTCTCTTGACAGATGATAGACAAGAGGCCGCATTGAACCTGTCTACCGACGGCATTAGCAGCATCAACATGTCAATAGAAATAAATGGAGTTGTCTACACAGGTAAATAGTCGGCTCGGTCGCTGATGTAATTGCGCGCAGGAAACTCGATAAGTCATAGCAGCTGGCGGTGCTCAGTCCTCTACGCAATTTGATGTGTTCTCTATAAAATCCATGGTAATGAAGTGGCGGGCCAATGGGCTGGGCGGGAGCGGAGTTGGTCGATGGGGCTTATTGTCTTATATAGTGCAGGGTCTGGGATGAGTGGGACTGACTGAAGAATGGAGGTAATCGGCAGCAGATAGGAGATATAGAGAGTGCTGGTAGAGCTGTcagtttttgtcatatttttgaagtggaaatcaaaattaaaaataatttatggaaaaaataaataaaactaatgaaACACTTTGACTTATGGCATGTACAAAGGAACTGGATGTAAGATTTTATaaagactctctgatctgaactaTGGCAGCCAAAATCCCAGCACCCGCAGCCattcattaatcagtgctagtgcagtctCTGCAGCTGAGTGAGTTAATTCTAGAGGTTCtcagctttcacatgaggcatgacctgtgaatgagaaaaacttgtatgtgtcctctatctgccggttaaggcactggcaacacaagttaacttttttttaacagtatgagcgcaggctacatacagttcctgtAACAAATCTGGTTCCTGTGCATGAGGGATGTTGTGGATTTTTAATactaaaaactaaactgaattattatgtaaaatatgtttaaatagtAGTCTATTTAGTTTCATAATTGTTAAATCACATCAAATTTCAAATCCCTGTCTACAGTGATACAGACAGCTCTGTAACTATCACAGCTGTaccatacattttctttgtgtaaagtgtctgtgtgtttctgtaaaATAATGTCCTGTTCCTCTCTCAGGCATCCTTTTCGCTCGGCAGTCTGCTCTGAGCACAGGGGCCCATCGTCAGGGGCCCAAGCACAGTGGCCCCCACACTCAGGGAATGAGTAGCCCCGTCCTGCCTGTCCACTTCAGCCATCAGCCGccttcctctgcttcctcctcatcctcctcactGCACGGACGCGGAGGCCCTTCCCCTTGAGACTCCTTTTCCTGGTGACCCACCCACATGAGCCCCTCCCCCTGAGATTCCTCCACCCTCTGAGACTCCTCCTACTGATGACCCACCCACATAGGCCCCTTTCCCGAGACTCCCCATCCTGCCGACCtgcacaatttatttttgtagtacTTTACAACAATAAGAGTTGACCAAAGCTTTTAAATCTGCAACTATAATGCTTATTTAATCATTAATGAATTGATTTGACAAACATAGACATCAAAGCACAAAGCATTCTGTATATGTTTTGCCTCCCTCTGTGATGCCCCACCCCCGGTGATATGCCCCACCCTCGGTGATATGCCCCACCCCCTGTGATATGTCCCAACCCCAGTGATGCCACACCCTCAGAGATCTGAAACCTTCCTGACTTCCTCCTTTCATATCTCGGTCCACTGAAGACTTTGACTTTGTGGAGTGTTGAACATCTCAGCCCCAGCTCCATAACTGTGTGTTTGTACTGCAGAAGCACAACCAGCCCTCAGACAACCATCCCTAACACAACCAGCCTTCAGACCACCTTGTGTGAGGGCCTCATGAAGAGCACAGCATGACCTCAAACAGGAGCCCTTTACAAACATCTCCAAAATCCATGAGATGAGACCTACATAGATATGTTGGGTTTATACTGCAAGTTGGGTGCAGTTCAAAATCCAAACTGATGAAGTTGCTATACCTATTTTTACTGtcctaaaaatgtgacaaacagatatagttcattttaaacagtttccagCGgcccagagttattcctcaataagtgcttttcacaactttcagaggcatTTACTCTGTGTGGTCATGGCACTAGcagagaataaaacactttacaagTAGATGTAGAGTCAATGTAAGTCAATTTTATAATCTGATAATCAGAAAGGttctcactgtctcactcttggttcacttttattcactcgCTTCGGTTAAGGGGAGCTCATACctgaggagggtcagagggaccGAAATGTTTTCTTAACCTTTCTGAATCAAGTGCTTCTCCTCGCAATCTACACAGAAATGACTCTAGTGTGATAATCAGGAACTGCGCATGTTAGCAAGCTAGTTGTTAGTATTACTCTGATAGCAAAACACATGGACCTAtaactccacactggtctctaAGAGTTGAGAAAAGTGCTAAttaactcattgctgtgaataatttgaATGCTCGGAATGCTATTTTCATGTTTctaagactgtaaaaatatgGTACAACTGTAATGCCAAACATTTCAGTctaagcaataatatctccatggagagaagcaggtggcagactcccatccagaaaagttacatagtgtacctttaagattTGAGATTATGTGGAATTGCTCTTCTTTGAATATACCCCCACAGAGCACGAGAGCCTTGGAAATATCTCCTTTGCATTGGaacaaacatttttgtaaaaggGCTGTAAATACAGTCAGAGCTGGGCAGAGGAGCCCAAAATTGTATTCAACTCgtaactcaaaataatattactcaagaagtacagaataaaatgaagtgtctgatttataatttgaagtgaatctATTTGGAagcacaaaacattaaataagccCCAAAATCTGGTATtgtcaaaggatagacacaacaGTTAGCAGTAGATAGGAAGTATCTTTTGTCACTTTAGATttgctcacagtgggaaaagtaaccACAGCTTTTActaaagagtactgttacactggacaatatattactcaagtaagagtatgaAGTCAGAAAACTACTTTCAGAAGTACAATTACTGAGTTACTccagtaaatgtaattgagCATGGCCTATTTCCCCCAAAGACAACAGTACTAATGGTTGAACACATATCTCCGTTCTATGAGATGCCATCCTGGTGTATTTAAATGTCTGCCTCACGTGTACTGTCCTGGTCTCTCTGGCACCCTCAGACTGGCTCTCTAGAGCtaaggacattttaaatatgtgtgaacagAGGAGACAATCACCGCGTGAGTCAGTGTAAGCACTGCCTTACTTTTGATGCGGTAATCGTTTTGTGCTGTTGTGGTCACATTTGAAATGTTGGTGTATTTCTTGTTTTAACTGGAGTCCAAAGAACTTCTTGGGTGGTCGGACTTGTACATAGTTGAACACACAATACCTCATGAGTTTGGATCTGATTTGGATTCTTGTATGGTGAGTCTTGTGTTTGGAGATATCAATGAATGTATTAGACTGTACCAAAGAGATTCTGCTGTCCAACATCTACCTCATCTGATCTGTGCCAATGTTCTGATTTCACCAGTGCTTCATGCTGtctcatatttatgtatttattcatgtaatAAAGGCTAATCAAGACCAAACTACATGTCTGGTGTcactaatgataataatttcaGGTACTCCTGAAGGAGTAATAACCTGTAAACTTATGTAGCAATATGAGTCCATgcaatgaccgaaaggacaagatcgcagatacaagcggccgaaatgggcttcTTTTTACGAAGgatggctgggtgctcccttagagacagggtgaggagctcagtcacacaggaggagcttggagtagagttGCTGCTCCTACAAGTCgaaaggagccagctgaggtggctcgggcatctgctcaagatgcctcctggacgccttcctagggaggaggccccggggaagatccaggacacgctggagggtcTTTTTCTCTCGGCTGGCCTTAGAACACCTTCAGGTCCcaccgaaggagctggaggatgtgtctagggtgagggaagtctgggactcccagcttagactgctgcctcccggctccagataagcggaagaaaatggatggatggagtccATGTCTATTGTACAAGATTCATgactgaaactaattaaacattatagtgggaatatagcattttcaaaacaataaatggtaacatggagaccaaaatatatttaaaaaagacctattatgcaagacttagaatttaaattaaaaagtttgTCTTTCTTCTGATGCATGTCCACCTCCCATGACAAAACAGCACCAGTGCAGACAGGCATAACAGCAGCAGTCCAGACAGACaatggccatgtcccaatttgccaaatgcacTGTTCGAAGTACCCTTTGATGTACAGTTCGAAGTACCCTTTGATGTACCATTTGAAGTGCCGTTTGAAGTACCCGCCCGACGAAGGGTACTCTTCCATGCAGCCGCCTTCGTGACGAAATGAGACACGAAGCGTACTtcaaccgctgtctgtgcgcttgCTGAGGATTTGGCACTGGTGCATAATTGCCCATTCATTCTCTCCCCTTAGGCAGATAAATTCCGCCGCTGCTTGTcgctccctaaagacaaaagaatattcttaaagAGGATGAATATTAAACATTGCGATAGCTACACTAATATACAAATGTAAAGGATAATTCTGCTAATCGCTTGGTCAGTTACAGAGCAATAACTGTAAACCCAAATTAACAGGACTTCAATAAGGTTGAATCGCCTCATACAAATCTTTACtcaaattttaacagtttcatgtagcactgttgtaggtgacgtaaaccagtatttatatttgaatgtgtattgcgtagagtactccattttcttctcttttttgcgtaggcatggggcatgatgggatataccagtcaatctccatggaaatgcaggGCACATTTTCGTCTACATTCatcgggtgcatgaaatgggacactTCTCGTTTCGGAAGTTACATAAGCCCTTAAATGTGCGAATGGTACTTTTGgcaaattgggacatggcccACAAAGCACCAGAGCAGACACACATAACAGCAGCAGTCCAGACACACATAACAGCACCAGAGCAGAAACAAATAACAACACCAGAGCAGACAAACATAACAGCACCAGAGCTGAGACgcacaacagcagcagtgtaGACACATATAACAGCACCAGAGCAGAAACAAATAACAACACCAGAGAAGACAAACATAACAGCACCAGAGCTGAgacacacaacagcagcagtgcaGATACACATAACAAAACCAGAGCAGACACATAACATCACAGTAGACAGTAGATATAACAGAAATGGAGCAGACAGACCTAAAAGCACCAGAGCAGACGCACATATCTTCACAAGCACAGACATACTTAATAGCACCAGAGCCGACACATAACAACAGCAGTCCTGACACATAACAGAACCAGAACAGACACACATAACAGcaccagagcagacacagaatACAGCACCAGTGCCGACACATAGCAGCAGTGCAGACACACATAGTCTCTAgcctctgtaagaggatccctcttaatctgtttactgttgcaaacaggacacgagagttgttactgcaacttccaataatgtccgAAAAATAcctctttctttttctacaTAAATTGTGGTTGTGCAtgtacatcttttctctgtaaatctcataatgaacctgacGCTTTGACTTGCACCATTCCCGCtcagcactcccttttctgtgccctgaccgagtcattgttcctccatggcgctttctgcttatatTTAATGGGGGaatgaacattcaaaacacttgaaATCACAGTCTAagaaatcatcaacattagaacatgatgcattttcaaagtgtatcatttccatctGTGCTATCATTTATGAGTCTCCTTCGAACCACTGCAGGACCAGCTACAGAGACACATACCAGTTCAGACACACATATCGAACCAGATCAGACAGACATAACACCATCAGAGTAGACATAAAATACAGCACCAGTACAGACACACATAACATGACTAGTGCAGACACATATAACATAACCAATGCAGGCACACATAACAGcaccagagcagacacagaatACAGCACCAGAGCTGACACACAAAACAGAACCAGATCAGACATACATAACAGGATCAAAGCAGACACACATAAGAGCACCAGAGTAGACACACATAATATCACCAGTGCAGACACGCAAAACAACACCAGTTCAAACACACATGTCAGAACCAGAGCAGACAGACATAACAGCATGAGAGCAGACACACATAACAGCACAAGAGCAGACACAGAATACAGCA encodes:
- the arid3c gene encoding AT-rich interactive domain-containing protein 3A, producing MVDNTSVANSALPGTFSSDSLLSSVPMQSSAVAHSAPSGPGPGSGPSSGPGPQPGGMRLEAVMENLQRQQAVRLRQAEKELQSQLQHQALLRHYQATVRFSPGLTPGLTAGLTPGLALGLRVDSRASSEERDVEDSEEDEPLEEEERFPPQSISRGPLISRVPLARSMRPESPQNASHEWTYEEQFKQLYELDNDEKRKEFLDDLFGFMQKRGTPVNRIPIMAKQVLDLYMLYKLVTEKGGLVEVINKKIWREITKGLNLPTSITSAAFTLRTQYMKYLYPYECEKRGLSSPSELQAAIDSNRREGRRQSYGSQLFNYSPVSTPTLLSPPKMHLPHLPLGTHPNGHLSQLASIKKEEPLLSGCLPGRLPGPRAHSHHMGAVQAAALDTLREKLDHTEPPEKKMMMDEQRLMQQALQCNLLAMATQLPLSISLSNRDDRQEAALNLSTDGISSINMSIEINGVVYTGILFARQSALSTGAHRQGPKHSGPHTQGMSSPVLPVHFSHQPPSSASSSSSSLHGRGGPSP